The proteins below are encoded in one region of Zavarzinia compransoris:
- a CDS encoding ETC complex I subunit, which yields MQARIYVPTKNAMQSGKANSRHWVLEFEPEAIRRLDPLMGWTGTTDMNGEVRMTFESREAAVAYCEKLRIPYEVQDPKPFPLKIKTYADNFRFDRVR from the coding sequence ATGCAGGCCCGGATCTATGTGCCGACCAAGAACGCGATGCAGTCGGGCAAGGCCAACAGCCGCCATTGGGTGCTGGAGTTCGAGCCCGAGGCGATCCGCCGCCTCGATCCCCTGATGGGCTGGACCGGCACCACCGACATGAACGGCGAAGTGCGCATGACCTTCGAGTCCCGGGAGGCCGCCGTCGCCTATTGCGAAAAGCTCCGCATCCCCTACGAGGTCCAGGATCCGAAGCCCTTCCCGCTGAAGATCAAGACCTACGCCGACAATTTCCGCTTCGACCGCGTCCGCTGA
- a CDS encoding DUF29 domain-containing protein, producing MAVAKPDLYERDFYAWANEQAALLRAGKLAAADIEHIAEEIESMGKTEKRELVSRLTVLLLHLLKWQYQSDHLPSASWEVTIRVQRRALARHLQDNPSLKAKTREALEDAYGDAVLQAPVETALPKSAFPAKCPWTFEQAMAEDFWPE from the coding sequence ATGGCCGTTGCGAAACCGGATCTTTACGAGCGTGACTTCTACGCCTGGGCGAATGAGCAGGCGGCATTGCTGCGTGCCGGCAAGCTGGCGGCGGCCGACATCGAGCACATCGCCGAGGAAATCGAGAGCATGGGCAAGACCGAGAAGCGCGAGCTGGTCAGCCGGCTGACCGTCCTGCTCCTGCATCTGCTGAAATGGCAGTACCAGTCCGATCACCTGCCGTCCGCTTCCTGGGAAGTCACCATTCGGGTGCAGCGCCGCGCCCTCGCCAGGCACCTCCAGGACAATCCAAGCCTGAAGGCCAAGACCCGGGAAGCCCTTGAGGATGCCTATGGGGATGCCGTCCTGCAGGCGCCGGTCGAGACCGCCTTGCCGAAGTCGGCATTTCCCGCGAAATGTCCCTGGACCTTCGAACAGGCCATGGCCGAGGACTTTTGGCCGGAGTGA
- a CDS encoding ABC transporter permease, with amino-acid sequence MTVRPPSPARRLLASLAVRRGLVLVLLAVAWEVAARVQNNPIMFPSFLETAAAFHAAVLDGRLLPAVGGSLAVLVEGYLIALAIGVVLVSLAVANSFLRDALQTVAAMLNPLPAIALLPLAMLWFGLGLGSLLFVLVNAVIWPFALAALSGFEAVPETHRLVGRNYGLKGPAYVIRILIPSALPQLISGLRIGWAFAWRTLIAAELVFGVNSGQGGLGWFIFRARNELFTDTVFAGLAAVILIGLLVEAVVFRGLETVTVRRWGMLR; translated from the coding sequence GTGACCGTCCGCCCGCCGTCGCCGGCGCGCCGCCTGCTGGCCTCGCTCGCGGTCCGGCGCGGCCTCGTCCTCGTCCTGCTCGCCGTCGCCTGGGAAGTGGCGGCCAGGGTGCAGAACAACCCGATCATGTTCCCGAGCTTCCTGGAAACGGCGGCGGCGTTTCACGCGGCCGTGCTCGACGGGCGGCTGCTGCCGGCGGTCGGCGGCTCGCTCGCGGTGCTGGTCGAGGGCTATCTGATCGCGCTCGCCATCGGCGTGGTGCTGGTCTCGCTGGCGGTCGCCAACAGTTTCCTGCGCGACGCCCTGCAAACGGTGGCGGCGATGCTGAACCCCCTGCCGGCGATCGCCCTGCTGCCGCTCGCCATGCTGTGGTTCGGCCTCGGCCTCGGCAGCCTGCTGTTCGTCCTGGTCAATGCGGTGATCTGGCCCTTCGCCCTGGCCGCCCTCTCGGGCTTCGAAGCGGTGCCGGAGACCCATCGCCTGGTCGGGCGGAACTACGGGCTGAAGGGACCGGCCTATGTGATCCGGATCCTGATCCCCTCCGCCCTGCCGCAGCTGATCTCGGGCCTGCGCATCGGCTGGGCCTTCGCCTGGCGCACGCTGATCGCGGCCGAACTCGTCTTCGGCGTGAATTCGGGCCAGGGCGGCCTTGGCTGGTTCATCTTCCGCGCCCGGAACGAATTGTTCACCGACACGGTCTTCGCCGGCCTCGCCGCCGTGATCCTGATCGGCCTCCTGGTCGAAGCCGTGGTCTTCCGCGGGCTCGAAACCGTCACCGTCCGGCGCTGGGGCATGCTGCGCTGA
- a CDS encoding ABC transporter ATP-binding protein has protein sequence MTVPAADPAVLAAEVPVLEARGLCLDYVTDRAVLRAVDDVSFTIGEGERLVLLGASGCGKSSILKAVAGFLAPAAGRIALRGATVTGPGPDRIVVFQEFDQLLPWMTVADNVAFPLRVARKLSRGEARARALDALRKVGLERAVEQFPHMLSGGMKQRAAIARALATGPDILLMDEPFAALDALTRLQMQRDLIAIAEDLGVTLLFVTHAIDEAVLIGTRLHLLSPHPGRTLGSFETAGLGVGDLGSARFEAVTREVHDLLFARP, from the coding sequence ATGACAGTGCCGGCAGCTGATCCCGCCGTCCTGGCCGCCGAGGTCCCGGTGCTCGAAGCCCGGGGCCTCTGCCTCGACTATGTCACCGACCGGGCGGTGCTGCGCGCGGTCGACGACGTCTCCTTCACCATCGGCGAGGGCGAGCGGCTGGTGCTGCTCGGCGCCTCGGGCTGCGGCAAGTCGTCGATCCTGAAGGCGGTGGCGGGCTTCCTGGCCCCGGCGGCGGGAAGGATCGCCCTGCGCGGGGCGACGGTCACCGGCCCCGGGCCGGACCGGATCGTGGTGTTCCAGGAATTCGACCAATTGCTGCCCTGGATGACGGTGGCCGACAATGTCGCCTTTCCCTTGCGCGTCGCCCGTAAACTCTCGCGCGGGGAAGCCCGCGCCCGCGCCCTGGATGCGCTGCGCAAGGTCGGGCTGGAACGGGCGGTCGAGCAATTCCCCCACATGCTGTCCGGCGGCATGAAGCAGCGCGCGGCCATCGCCCGGGCGCTGGCCACCGGGCCCGACATCCTGCTGATGGACGAACCCTTCGCCGCCCTCGACGCCCTGACCCGCCTGCAGATGCAGCGCGACCTGATCGCCATCGCCGAGGACCTGGGCGTGACCCTGCTGTTCGTCACCCATGCCATCGACGAGGCGGTGCTGATCGGCACCCGCCTTCACCTGCTCAGCCCCCATCCCGGGCGCACCCTCGGCAGTTTCGAGACTGCCGGGCTCGGCGTCGGCGATCTCGGCAGCGCCCGTTTCGAGGCGGTCACGCGGGAGGTGCACGACCTCCTCTTCGCCCGGCCGTGA
- a CDS encoding ABC transporter substrate-binding protein, producing the protein MMKSLFKRLAVAAATAGLFAAAPGAARAEGKIAIVEQFGTLYLPLHVIRDQKLIEKHGKELGLDIEVEWRQLSGGSAVNDALLSGSIDIASAGIGPFLTLWDRTKGQVKIIGALGAQPNYLLTNRADIKSLRDFKPGDKIASPAAGVSVQSRVLQIAAEKEFGVGHHAQLADNEISLPHPDATAALLSGSTEVVGHISNSPFQDQALLDPKIHKVWSSYDILGGPVTPTHVYTTLKFRAENPKTYQAFLAAFREATDWVAANREAAADTYIRVTKSKLEPAFVLKLLNDPEVRYTTVPQNTFKFAEFLYRTGQVKLKAESWKDYTFEDLHDSAGS; encoded by the coding sequence ATGATGAAATCCCTGTTCAAACGCCTTGCCGTCGCCGCCGCCACCGCCGGCCTGTTCGCCGCCGCCCCGGGCGCTGCCCGCGCCGAGGGCAAGATCGCCATCGTCGAGCAATTCGGCACCCTGTACCTGCCCCTTCACGTCATCCGCGACCAGAAGCTGATCGAGAAGCACGGCAAGGAACTGGGCCTCGACATCGAGGTCGAATGGCGCCAGCTTTCGGGCGGTTCGGCGGTGAACGACGCCCTGCTGTCCGGCTCGATCGACATCGCCTCGGCCGGCATCGGGCCCTTCCTGACCCTGTGGGATCGGACCAAGGGGCAGGTGAAGATCATCGGCGCCCTGGGCGCCCAGCCGAACTACCTGCTGACCAACCGTGCCGACATCAAGTCGCTGCGGGATTTCAAGCCGGGCGACAAGATCGCCTCGCCCGCCGCCGGGGTCTCGGTGCAGTCGCGCGTATTGCAGATCGCCGCCGAGAAGGAATTCGGCGTCGGCCACCATGCCCAGCTGGCGGACAATGAAATCTCCCTGCCCCACCCGGATGCGACGGCGGCGCTGCTCTCCGGCTCGACCGAAGTGGTCGGCCATATTTCCAATTCGCCGTTCCAGGACCAGGCCCTGCTGGACCCCAAGATCCACAAGGTCTGGAGTTCCTACGACATCCTGGGCGGGCCGGTGACGCCGACCCATGTCTACACCACCCTGAAGTTCCGGGCGGAAAACCCGAAGACCTACCAGGCCTTCCTCGCCGCCTTCCGCGAGGCGACGGACTGGGTCGCGGCCAACCGGGAAGCGGCGGCCGATACCTATATCCGCGTCACCAAGTCCAAGCTGGAACCGGCCTTCGTCCTCAAGCTGCTGAACGATCCCGAGGTGCGCTACACCACGGTGCCGCAGAACACCTTCAAGTTCGCCGAATTCCTCTACCGCACCGGCCAGGTCAAGCTGAAGGCGGAGAGCTGGAAGGACTATACCTTCGAGGACCTGCATGACAGTGCCGGCAGCTGA
- a CDS encoding DUF2235 domain-containing protein, with translation MGKAIVICCDGTANQFARDKTNVLRTFEVVHKGQGQVAVYLPGIGTMEPPGPLTDIGRRAVRIAAMAFGYGLEHEIRKAYGAISRLYEPGDRLYLFGFSRGAYTVRAVAALIHMYGLLPAAAEDLHAYAIRYLIDAGRSRDPAHFGRAKAFKKTFSVADCRVHFLGAWDTVSSVGWFGNPLTLRYTARNPSIDNIRHALAIDERRAFFRTNQCYPTDEAPAQDLRQVWFAGVHSDIGGGYPAAEAGLAKISFRWMMAEAEAKGLAIDAQALDLALNDQGPPDPQGKLHRSLTPAWWPAEFVPKARGAGGRDGLRLNLFRRRTIPEGAHIHGSVFARQGYAPILPAQYETV, from the coding sequence ATGGGCAAGGCGATCGTCATCTGCTGCGACGGCACGGCGAATCAATTCGCGCGTGACAAGACCAATGTGCTTCGCACCTTCGAGGTCGTGCACAAGGGACAGGGCCAGGTCGCCGTCTACCTGCCCGGCATCGGCACGATGGAGCCGCCGGGCCCGCTGACCGATATCGGGCGCCGCGCGGTCAGGATCGCCGCCATGGCCTTCGGCTATGGCCTGGAGCACGAGATCCGCAAGGCTTACGGCGCCATTTCCCGCCTCTACGAACCGGGCGACCGGCTCTATCTGTTCGGGTTCAGCCGGGGCGCCTATACGGTGCGGGCGGTGGCGGCGCTGATCCATATGTACGGCCTGCTGCCGGCGGCGGCGGAGGATCTCCACGCCTATGCCATCCGCTATCTGATCGATGCCGGCCGCAGCCGCGACCCCGCCCACTTCGGGCGCGCCAAGGCATTCAAGAAGACCTTCTCGGTCGCCGACTGCCGGGTCCATTTTCTCGGCGCCTGGGATACGGTCAGTTCGGTCGGCTGGTTCGGCAATCCCCTGACCCTGCGCTATACCGCCCGGAACCCGAGCATCGACAATATCCGCCACGCCCTCGCCATCGACGAGCGCCGGGCCTTCTTCCGCACCAACCAGTGCTACCCGACCGACGAGGCGCCGGCGCAGGACTTGCGGCAAGTGTGGTTCGCCGGCGTGCACAGCGATATCGGCGGCGGCTATCCGGCGGCGGAGGCGGGCCTCGCCAAGATCAGCTTCCGCTGGATGATGGCGGAAGCGGAAGCCAAGGGCTTGGCGATCGACGCTCAGGCGCTGGACCTTGCCTTGAACGACCAGGGCCCGCCCGATCCCCAGGGCAAGCTGCACCGGTCCCTGACCCCCGCCTGGTGGCCGGCGGAATTCGTGCCCAAGGCCCGAGGGGCCGGCGGCCGGGACGGGCTGCGCCTCAATCTCTTCCGCCGGCGGACCATCCCGGAAGGCGCCCATATCCATGGTTCGGTGTTCGCGCGCCAGGGGTACGCCCCGATCCTGCCGGCGCAGTACGAGACGGTATAG
- a CDS encoding hydroxymethylglutaryl-CoA lyase yields the protein MSLPARVRIVDVGPRDGLQNEAMALPAAVKIELIARLAAAGLKTIEAGSFVSPRWVPQMADSDAVLAGILRRPDVTYPVLVPNLKGMEAAIAAGVDEVAVFAAASESFSRRNINCSIDDSLDRFVPVMDLAAARGVRVRGYVSCVLGCPYEGEIAPEAVAHVAGRLAALGCYEVSLGDTIGRGTPAKARAMVERVMQAVPAERLALHFHDTYGQALANILACLDTGVTVFDASVGGLGGCPYAAGASGNVATEDLVYMLDGLGIETGIDLSRLVDTAWFIGDALGRPPASRVARAMGRA from the coding sequence ATGTCCCTGCCCGCCCGTGTCCGCATCGTCGACGTCGGCCCGCGCGACGGCCTGCAGAACGAAGCCATGGCCCTGCCCGCCGCGGTCAAGATCGAGTTGATCGCACGGCTTGCCGCCGCCGGCCTGAAGACGATCGAGGCGGGCAGCTTCGTCTCGCCCCGGTGGGTGCCGCAGATGGCGGATTCGGATGCGGTGCTTGCCGGCATCCTGCGCCGGCCGGATGTGACCTATCCGGTCCTGGTGCCCAACCTGAAGGGGATGGAGGCGGCGATCGCCGCCGGCGTCGACGAGGTCGCGGTCTTCGCCGCCGCCTCGGAGAGTTTTTCCCGCCGCAACATCAATTGCTCGATCGACGACAGCCTGGACCGTTTCGTGCCCGTGATGGACCTCGCGGCGGCGCGCGGCGTCAGGGTCCGGGGCTATGTCTCCTGCGTGCTCGGCTGCCCCTACGAGGGCGAGATCGCGCCTGAAGCCGTCGCCCATGTGGCCGGGCGGCTGGCGGCCCTTGGCTGCTATGAAGTCTCGCTCGGGGATACGATCGGCCGGGGCACGCCGGCCAAGGCCCGCGCCATGGTCGAACGGGTGATGCAGGCGGTGCCGGCCGAGCGCCTCGCCCTGCATTTCCACGATACCTATGGCCAGGCGCTGGCCAATATCCTGGCCTGCCTCGATACCGGCGTGACGGTGTTCGATGCCTCGGTCGGCGGCCTGGGCGGCTGCCCCTATGCCGCCGGGGCCAGCGGCAATGTCGCGACCGAGGACCTCGTCTATATGCTCGACGGCCTCGGCATCGAGACCGGCATCGATCTTTCCCGCCTCGTCGATACCGCTTGGTTCATCGGCGATGCCCTGGGCCGGCCGCCGGCATCCCGGGTGGCGCGGGCGATGGGGCGGGCGTGA
- a CDS encoding GNAT family N-acetyltransferase — MDERDDSPRIEIAQGAHLIDGAAWDACAGTANPFVSHAFFLAVEQSGAAARQTGWAPHHLVLRDGAGALRGILPLYLKSHSQGEYVFDQGWANAYERAGGRYYPKLQSSVPFTPVTGPRVLVAPGADRPAVELTLAEAAIGLARDNGLSSLHITFATEGEWQRLGEAGFLRRTDRQFHWDNRDYRHFDDFLAALASRKRKQIRKERQQALAGGTIEVHALTGDALTPEHWLAFERCYLATGSVKWGTPYLNRAFFTRLHETLRDRVLLVMARRDGRWIAGALNLIGDDTLYGRNWGAIEDHPCLHFEVCYYQAIDFAIARGLARVEAGAQGEHKLARGYVPRQTHSLHWINDSGFRRAVADYLEQERAAVAAEADDLSDHAPYRHEEGA; from the coding sequence ATGGATGAACGCGACGACAGCCCCCGGATCGAGATCGCCCAGGGCGCCCATCTGATCGATGGCGCGGCCTGGGACGCCTGCGCCGGCACCGCCAATCCCTTCGTCAGCCATGCCTTCTTCCTGGCGGTCGAGCAATCGGGCGCCGCCGCGCGCCAGACCGGCTGGGCACCCCATCATCTCGTGCTCAGGGACGGCGCGGGGGCGCTTCGGGGCATTCTGCCCCTCTACCTGAAAAGCCATTCCCAGGGCGAATATGTCTTCGACCAGGGCTGGGCCAACGCCTACGAGCGGGCGGGCGGGCGCTATTACCCGAAACTCCAGTCGAGCGTGCCCTTCACCCCGGTGACCGGGCCGCGCGTCCTGGTCGCCCCCGGCGCCGACCGGCCCGCGGTCGAGCTTACCCTGGCCGAGGCCGCCATCGGCCTTGCCCGGGACAATGGCCTGTCCTCGCTTCACATCACCTTCGCGACCGAGGGGGAGTGGCAGCGCCTGGGCGAGGCCGGCTTCCTGCGCCGGACCGACCGCCAGTTCCATTGGGACAATCGCGATTACCGGCATTTCGACGATTTCCTGGCCGCGCTGGCGTCGCGAAAGCGGAAGCAGATCCGCAAGGAACGCCAGCAAGCCCTGGCCGGCGGCACGATCGAGGTCCACGCCCTGACCGGCGACGCCCTGACGCCCGAGCACTGGCTGGCCTTCGAGCGCTGCTACCTTGCGACCGGCAGCGTCAAATGGGGCACGCCCTATCTGAACCGCGCCTTCTTCACCCGCCTGCACGAGACACTGCGCGACCGCGTGCTGCTGGTCATGGCCCGGCGCGACGGGCGCTGGATCGCCGGCGCCCTGAACCTGATCGGCGACGACACGCTCTATGGCCGCAACTGGGGCGCGATCGAGGATCACCCCTGCCTGCATTTCGAAGTCTGCTATTACCAGGCGATCGATTTCGCCATCGCCCGCGGCCTGGCCCGGGTCGAGGCCGGCGCGCAAGGGGAGCACAAGCTCGCCCGCGGTTACGTGCCGCGCCAGACCCATTCGCTGCATTGGATCAACGATTCCGGTTTCCGCCGTGCCGTCGCCGATTACCTGGAGCAGGAACGGGCGGCAGTGGCGGCGGAAGCCGACGATCTTTCCGACCACGCCCCCTATCGCCACGAGGAAGGCGCCTGA
- a CDS encoding MFS transporter, translated as MSNEPTTTVPAGKSRWLVLAVIALSFLPVTIDSTVLYLAIPALTRDLGASGTEILWIMDIYPLTMAGLVLMAGPLGDRFGQRNLLLTGLGIFGLASGFAAFAPSPALLIACRVGLALGGCMIIPSSLALVRRIFTDPRERGIAIGVWGAVASAGSALGPVIGGVLLEHFWWGSVFLVNLPLAFIGIAIISHRLGNEPQPTMAPIEPLTALAGIIGLVGLVYAVKAVAHGDGASPGVLAGGLGGLFLLGLFARRQWRAPVPMLDLRLFLNPRFSLGVLTAAGPILVLVGFVLVFMQHLQFVQARSPLAAGLVIVPLDVAAALAAPLAGYLLPRFGLRGLGLLALATAMAGYGLLLGAGPAGATLGAMVLLGLGHGAAMALATASIMAAAPAEKAGAAASIESVAYEIGTGLGIALFGSLIGIVYTLGHTGAGESIGATLAAAAALGGEAGDALAAAGRAAFDQGFRVVLGAALGVLALIALALFRLLPAEKTQVQAKPTLGKAGG; from the coding sequence ATGAGCAACGAACCGACGACCACGGTCCCGGCGGGGAAAAGCCGCTGGCTGGTGCTGGCGGTCATCGCCCTGTCCTTCCTGCCGGTGACGATCGATTCGACCGTGCTCTATCTGGCCATTCCGGCCCTGACCCGGGACCTGGGCGCCAGCGGCACCGAGATCCTGTGGATCATGGACATCTATCCCCTGACCATGGCCGGCCTCGTGCTCATGGCCGGGCCCCTGGGCGACCGTTTCGGCCAGCGCAACCTGCTGCTGACCGGGCTCGGCATCTTCGGCCTCGCCTCCGGCTTCGCCGCCTTCGCGCCCAGCCCTGCCCTGCTGATCGCCTGCCGGGTGGGGCTTGCGCTTGGCGGCTGCATGATCATCCCGTCGTCGCTGGCCCTGGTCCGGCGGATCTTCACCGATCCCCGGGAACGCGGCATCGCCATCGGCGTCTGGGGCGCCGTCGCCTCTGCCGGGTCGGCGCTCGGCCCGGTCATCGGTGGCGTGCTGCTCGAACATTTCTGGTGGGGTTCGGTCTTCCTGGTCAACCTGCCGCTGGCCTTCATCGGCATCGCCATCATCAGCCACCGCCTGGGCAACGAGCCCCAACCGACCATGGCCCCGATCGAACCCCTGACCGCGCTGGCCGGGATCATCGGGCTGGTCGGCCTCGTCTATGCCGTCAAGGCCGTCGCCCATGGCGACGGGGCCAGCCCGGGCGTGCTGGCGGGCGGCTTGGGCGGCCTTTTCCTTCTCGGCCTGTTCGCCCGGCGGCAGTGGCGGGCGCCGGTGCCCATGCTGGACCTGCGCCTGTTCCTGAACCCGCGCTTTTCGCTCGGCGTGCTGACGGCGGCCGGGCCGATCCTGGTGCTGGTCGGTTTCGTTCTCGTCTTCATGCAGCACCTGCAATTCGTCCAGGCCCGGTCGCCGCTGGCGGCGGGGCTGGTCATCGTCCCGCTCGACGTCGCGGCCGCCCTGGCGGCGCCGCTGGCCGGCTACCTGCTGCCGCGCTTCGGGCTGCGCGGGCTCGGGCTGCTGGCGCTGGCGACCGCCATGGCGGGCTATGGCCTGCTGCTGGGCGCCGGGCCGGCGGGCGCGACGCTGGGCGCCATGGTGCTGCTCGGCCTCGGCCATGGCGCGGCCATGGCCCTTGCCACCGCCAGCATCATGGCGGCGGCACCGGCGGAAAAGGCGGGGGCCGCAGCCTCCATCGAATCGGTCGCCTATGAGATCGGCACCGGCCTCGGCATCGCCCTGTTCGGGTCGCTGATCGGGATCGTCTATACCCTTGGCCACACGGGCGCGGGGGAATCGATCGGTGCGACGCTGGCCGCCGCCGCCGCCCTGGGCGGGGAGGCCGGCGATGCCCTGGCCGCGGCCGGCCGGGCCGCCTTCGACCAGGGCTTCCGGGTCGTCCTGGGGGCGGCGCTGGGGGTGCTGGCCCTGATCGCGCTGGCCCTGTTCCGCCTGCTGCCGGCGGAAAAAACGCAAGTGCAGGCAAAGCCCACCCTTGGCAAGGCGGGCGGCTGA
- a CDS encoding TetR/AcrR family transcriptional regulator codes for MSKRDQNREARRRAILEAAKQHFADRGFHATGMADIAAASGVTPANLYRYFPAKEAIVCAIADQQREAVAAVTAAALARPDPLAALDALLVHYLTEAQDRTQSRLWLEILAETARNDRVRAAIALDDEAVKAGFATLIARAAARGDCRPGLDVQATTVFLIALIDGAVGRMAIEPDFDLARATATFLDLIHKALAP; via the coding sequence ATGAGCAAGCGGGACCAGAACCGGGAGGCGCGGCGGCGCGCCATTCTCGAGGCGGCGAAACAGCATTTCGCCGACCGGGGCTTCCATGCCACGGGCATGGCCGATATCGCCGCCGCCTCCGGGGTGACGCCGGCCAATCTCTATCGCTATTTCCCGGCGAAGGAGGCGATCGTCTGCGCCATCGCCGACCAGCAGCGCGAGGCGGTGGCCGCCGTCACCGCCGCCGCCCTGGCCCGCCCCGATCCCCTGGCCGCGCTCGACGCCCTGCTGGTCCATTACCTGACCGAGGCGCAGGACCGCACCCAGTCGCGCCTGTGGCTGGAAATCCTGGCCGAGACCGCCCGCAACGACCGGGTGCGGGCGGCGATCGCCCTGGACGACGAAGCGGTGAAGGCCGGTTTCGCCACCCTGATCGCGCGGGCGGCGGCCCGGGGCGACTGCCGCCCGGGGCTGGACGTGCAGGCGACCACCGTGTTCCTGATCGCCCTGATCGACGGCGCCGTGGGGCGCATGGCGATCGAGCCGGATTTCGACCTCGCCCGCGCCACCGCCACCTTCCTCGACCTCATTCACAAGGCCCTGGCCCCATGA
- a CDS encoding SDR family oxidoreductase, whose amino-acid sequence MSRGTLIVTGGGRGIGAAICRRAAQAGYAVAVNYAADIHAARAVVDEIAGAGGRALAIPGDIADEGAVAALFAAAEVLGPLAGLVNNAGITGGFSAVADLDAGMAARVLAVNVLGTMIACREAVRRLAHSRGGPGGAIVNISSRAAETGGAHEWVHYAASKGAVNSFTIGLAREVADDGIRVNAVAPGLIDSDLHAAAGDPGRPARMAPLIPMKRAGTGEEVAEAVLWLLSPAASYVTGAILNVGGGR is encoded by the coding sequence GTGAGCCGGGGCACGTTGATCGTCACCGGCGGCGGGCGCGGCATCGGCGCCGCGATCTGCCGCCGTGCCGCCCAGGCGGGCTATGCCGTCGCGGTCAATTACGCCGCCGACATCCATGCCGCCCGGGCCGTGGTCGACGAGATCGCGGGCGCCGGCGGCCGGGCCCTGGCCATTCCCGGCGATATCGCCGACGAGGGCGCCGTCGCCGCGCTCTTTGCTGCGGCCGAGGTCCTGGGCCCCCTCGCCGGTCTCGTCAACAATGCCGGCATCACCGGCGGCTTCAGCGCGGTTGCCGATCTCGATGCCGGGATGGCGGCGCGGGTGCTGGCGGTCAATGTGCTGGGCACCATGATCGCCTGCCGCGAGGCGGTGCGCCGGCTGGCGCACAGCCGGGGCGGGCCGGGCGGGGCCATCGTCAATATTTCCTCCCGCGCGGCGGAAACCGGAGGGGCCCATGAATGGGTCCATTACGCCGCCAGCAAGGGCGCGGTGAACAGTTTCACCATCGGCCTTGCCCGCGAGGTGGCGGACGACGGCATCCGGGTCAATGCCGTCGCCCCGGGCCTGATCGACAGCGACCTGCATGCCGCCGCCGGCGACCCCGGCCGGCCGGCGCGCATGGCGCCCCTGATCCCGATGAAGCGCGCCGGCACCGGCGAGGAAGTGGCGGAAGCCGTGCTCTGGCTGCTGTCGCCGGCGGCGAGCTATGTCACCGGCGCGATCCTGAACGTCGGCGGCGGGCGCTGA
- a CDS encoding glycerophosphodiester phosphodiesterase family protein yields the protein MTSADWLHSLPVAHRGLHDKAAGVPENSRAAFAAAADAGYAMEMDIQVAADGVPMVFHDDTLDRMTPERGRVDSWRSGDLRGLQLAGTGETIPTLADVLKLVGGRVPLLIEVKAARGQSGPLEAATAALLDHYRGRFAIQSFDPRCVGWFRRHRPQVLRGQISMDYRMDDEEPLPQWQKWFLTHMLFNRLTRPHFVAYDIRALPHRAVARARAAGLPALTWTVRSPADRKRAAQHADNIIFEGFRP from the coding sequence ATGACCTCCGCCGACTGGCTGCATTCGCTTCCCGTCGCCCACCGCGGCCTGCACGACAAGGCGGCGGGCGTGCCCGAGAACAGCCGTGCCGCCTTTGCCGCCGCCGCCGACGCCGGCTATGCCATGGAGATGGACATCCAGGTCGCCGCCGACGGCGTGCCCATGGTGTTCCACGACGACACCCTGGACCGCATGACCCCGGAACGCGGCCGGGTGGACAGCTGGCGTTCCGGCGACCTGCGCGGCCTGCAACTGGCCGGCACCGGCGAGACCATCCCGACCCTGGCCGACGTGCTGAAGCTCGTGGGCGGCCGGGTGCCGCTGCTGATCGAGGTGAAGGCGGCGCGCGGCCAGTCCGGCCCGCTGGAAGCCGCGACCGCCGCCCTGCTCGACCACTACCGCGGGCGTTTCGCCATCCAGTCCTTCGATCCCCGCTGCGTCGGCTGGTTCCGGCGCCACCGGCCCCAGGTGCTGCGCGGCCAGATCTCGATGGATTACCGCATGGACGACGAGGAGCCGCTGCCCCAATGGCAGAAATGGTTCCTGACCCACATGCTGTTCAACCGCCTGACCCGGCCGCATTTCGTCGCCTACGACATCCGCGCCCTGCCCCACCGCGCCGTCGCCCGGGCCCGCGCCGCCGGCCTGCCCGCCCTGACCTGGACCGTGCGCAGCCCCGCCGACCGCAAGCGCGCCGCCCAGCACGCCGACAACATCATCTTCGAGGGGTTCCGGCCGTGA
- a CDS encoding RidA family protein, with the protein MSNPIEAKLAALGITLPVPAAPVANYVPFVVTGDLLFISGQLPIGADGLVKGRLGETVEVAAGAAAARLSAINLIAQAKLALDGDLTRIRRVVKLVAFVACTADFADQPKVVNGASDLFVEVFGDAGRHARSAVGTNALPLGAAVEVEAIFEIA; encoded by the coding sequence ATGAGCAATCCGATCGAAGCGAAACTGGCCGCCCTCGGCATCACCCTGCCGGTGCCGGCCGCGCCGGTGGCCAATTACGTGCCCTTCGTCGTCACCGGCGATCTTCTGTTCATTTCCGGGCAATTGCCGATCGGGGCGGACGGTCTGGTCAAGGGCCGCCTGGGCGAGACGGTGGAGGTGGCGGCCGGTGCCGCCGCCGCCCGCCTGTCCGCCATCAACCTGATCGCCCAGGCGAAACTGGCCCTGGACGGCGACCTGACGCGGATCCGCCGGGTGGTGAAACTGGTCGCCTTCGTCGCCTGCACCGCCGATTTCGCCGACCAGCCGAAGGTGGTGAACGGCGCCTCCGACCTTTTCGTCGAGGTCTTCGGCGATGCCGGGCGGCACGCCCGCTCGGCGGTCGGGACCAATGCCCTGCCGCTCGGCGCCGCGGTCGAGGTCGAGGCGATCTTCGAGATCGCCTGA